The following coding sequences are from one Salvelinus sp. IW2-2015 unplaced genomic scaffold, ASM291031v2 Un_scaffold2110, whole genome shotgun sequence window:
- the LOC139024997 gene encoding uncharacterized protein — protein MHQPSLHPATLLPPSTTIPHRTCPPQPTILITPCPPQPTSSSTTPAPSTKPSLIRHPAPGTNHPSSATCPPSTNHPHPPPCPPSTTILIRHLPPVDHHPHPPPTPLNQPSLSRHLPVSTNPSLIATLPPVDQPSLIRHPAPQSTNHPHPHRCPPSTNHPSSTTCSRNQPPSSAHLAPRRPTSSSPPPAPSTNHPLIHHPAPHRPTILIHHLLPIDTDPHPPPSAPRRPTIPHRTTCSHRPTHPHPPLLLPSTNHPSIRHPAPRRPTIPHPLTLAPPSDQPSPHPPPCPPSTNHPSSPPCPVDNHPLSTTLLPSTTTTLIHTSPCSPSTNHPSPPKHPARPVDQPSLIRHLPPSTNHPSSATLPRRPTSPHPPPLPARSTNHLITTPAPRSTNHPSSHPAPLNQPSLIATCPPSTNHPSSTTLPPRAKPKPSLIRLPAPPPPPPPPSPSPV, from the coding sequence ATGCAccaaccatccctccatcccgccACCCTCCTGCCCCCGTCGACAACCATCCCTCACCGCACCTGCCCCCCTCAACCAACCATCCTCATCACACCCTGCCCCCCTCAACCAACATCCTCATCCACCACCCCTGCCCCCTCAACCAAACCATCCCTCATCCGCCACCCTGCCCCCGGCACCAACCATCCCTCATCCGCCACCTGCCCCCCGTCAACCAACCATCCTCATCCGCCACCCTGCCCCCCCTCAACAACCATCCTCATCCGCCACCTGCCCCCCGTCGACCACCATCCTCATCCGCCCCCTACCCCCCTCAACCAACCATCCCTCAGCCGCCACCTCCCCGTCTCGACCAACCCATCCCTCATCGCCACCCTGCCCCCCGTCGACCAACCATCCCTCATCCGCCACCCGGCCCCCCAGTCAACCAACCATCCTCATCCCCACCGCTGCCCCCCGTCAACCAACCATCCCTCATCCACCACCTGCTCCCGTAACCAACCACCCTCATCCGCGCACCTTGCTCCCCGTCGACCAACATCCTCATCCCCACCACCTGCCCCGTCGACCAACCATCCCCTCATCCACCACCCTGCTCCCCATCGACCAACCATCCTCATCCACCACCTGCTCCCCATTGACACCGATCCCCATCCGCCACCCTCTGCTCCCCGTCGACCAACCATCCCTCATCGCACCACCTGCTCCCATCGACCAACGCATCCTCATCCACCACTCCTGCTCCCGTCGACCAACCATCCCTCCATCCGCCACCCTGCCCCCCGTCGACCAACCATCCCGCATCCGCTCACCCTTGCCCCCCCATCCGACCAACCATCCCCTCATCCGCCACCCTGCCCCCCGTCGACCAACCATCCCTCATCGCCACCCTGCCCCGTCGACAACCATCCGCTATCCACCACCCTGCTCCCGTCGACCACAACCACCCTCATCCACACATCACCCTGCTCCCCGTCGACCAACCATCCCTCACCTCCCAAGCACCCTGCTCGCCCCGTCGACCAACCATCCCTCATCCGCCACCTGCCCCCATCGACCAATCATCCCTCATCCGCCACCCTCCCCCGTCGACCAACCAGCCCTCATCCGCCACCCCTGCCCGCCCGCTCGACCAACCACCTCATCACCACCCCTGCCCCCCGCTCGACCAACCATCCCTCATCCCACCCTGCCCCCCTCAACCAACCATCCCTCATCGCCACCTGCCCCCCGTCAACCAACCATCCCTCATCCACCACCCTGCCCCCTCGTGCCAAGCCCAAACCATCCCTCATCCgccttcctgcccccccccccccccccccccccccctccccctcccccgtcTAA